A stretch of the Mycobacterium sp. ITM-2016-00317 genome encodes the following:
- a CDS encoding ATP-binding cassette domain-containing protein produces MAVTARAITMRGPWGPVYGPVNLDITAGGVTVLLCPPGSGRTALLMTLAGRMRPISGSLSVFGHTRARDIFAHAALAGIDELDTVAESVTVRDLITEQLRWDAKWYKLIGRADEDDLARVCGPVFGELPLPPLSEFVEELTELDGLLLRVALANTARPPLLVVGNLEQVTSDRSRDLLVARLVELGRDQTVVTAGVNEVRGHPVVQIAVENVTRAELAEPQKGGA; encoded by the coding sequence ATGGCGGTAACGGCGCGGGCGATCACGATGCGAGGGCCGTGGGGCCCGGTCTACGGTCCAGTGAACCTCGACATCACCGCAGGCGGGGTCACGGTGCTGCTGTGCCCGCCTGGTTCGGGACGCACCGCGCTGCTGATGACGCTGGCGGGCCGGATGCGCCCCATCTCTGGTTCGTTGTCGGTGTTCGGGCACACCCGGGCCCGGGACATCTTCGCCCACGCCGCCCTCGCAGGCATCGACGAACTCGACACCGTTGCAGAATCGGTGACGGTGCGGGACCTGATCACCGAGCAACTGCGCTGGGATGCCAAGTGGTACAAGCTGATCGGACGCGCCGACGAGGACGACCTGGCGCGGGTGTGCGGCCCGGTGTTCGGCGAGCTGCCACTGCCCCCGTTGTCTGAGTTCGTCGAAGAGCTGACCGAACTCGACGGATTGCTGCTCCGTGTCGCGCTGGCGAACACCGCCCGGCCGCCGTTGCTCGTGGTCGGCAACCTGGAGCAGGTCACCAGTGACCGCAGCCGCGATCTGCTGGTGGCCAGGCTGGTCGAACTCGGCCGCGACCAGACCGTCGTCACCGCCGGCGTCAACGAGGTGCGCGGCCATCCCGTCGTCCAGATCGCGGTCGAGAACGTCACCCGCGCCGAGCTTGCGGAACCTCAGAAAGGTGGTGCCTGA
- a CDS encoding alpha/beta fold hydrolase, which produces MNPIQPFRIDIADSVLTDLEDRLRRTRWPEPECVDDWTQGIPLAYTQRLADYWLTEYDWRAREAALNRFDQFTTEIDGLDIHFIHQRSARSDAFPLVITHGWPGSIVEFHKVIGPLVDAGFDVVCPSLPGYGFSGKPTATGWGVQRIAAAWDELMVRLGYDRYGAQGGDWGAAVTTQIGRDVGHCVAIHTNMPFGRPPKDLTDPTADEQAALERLAHYRKWDSGYNKQQSTRPQTLGYGLVDSPVAQLAWIVEKFWSWTDCDGDPENVLTKDEMLDNVMLYWANGAGASSARLYWESSGAFGAGDRVTLPTGVASFPKEILRSPRDWCEPNYDITRWTDMPRGGHFAAFEQPELFAEDVAAFFTDFR; this is translated from the coding sequence ATGAACCCCATCCAGCCGTTCCGCATCGATATCGCCGACTCGGTACTGACTGACCTCGAAGACCGTTTGCGGCGCACCCGCTGGCCGGAACCCGAGTGCGTCGACGATTGGACCCAGGGCATCCCGCTGGCCTACACCCAGCGGCTGGCGGACTACTGGCTGACCGAATATGACTGGCGGGCAAGGGAAGCCGCTTTGAATCGATTCGATCAGTTCACCACGGAAATCGACGGCCTCGACATTCACTTCATCCATCAGCGCTCGGCACGTTCCGATGCCTTCCCGCTGGTCATCACCCACGGGTGGCCCGGCTCAATCGTGGAGTTCCACAAGGTGATCGGTCCGCTCGTCGACGCCGGCTTCGACGTGGTGTGCCCGTCGCTACCCGGTTACGGGTTCTCCGGCAAGCCGACCGCCACCGGGTGGGGGGTGCAGCGCATCGCCGCCGCGTGGGACGAACTCATGGTGCGGCTGGGGTATGACCGCTACGGCGCACAAGGCGGCGACTGGGGCGCCGCGGTGACCACGCAGATCGGACGCGACGTCGGGCACTGCGTGGCGATCCACACGAACATGCCGTTCGGGCGGCCGCCGAAGGATCTCACCGATCCGACCGCCGACGAGCAGGCGGCGTTGGAACGGCTTGCCCACTACCGGAAGTGGGACTCGGGATACAACAAACAGCAGTCGACGCGGCCGCAGACGCTGGGCTACGGGCTGGTCGACTCACCGGTCGCGCAGTTGGCCTGGATCGTCGAGAAGTTCTGGTCATGGACGGACTGCGACGGTGATCCCGAGAACGTGCTCACCAAGGACGAGATGCTCGACAACGTGATGCTGTACTGGGCCAACGGCGCAGGCGCCTCGTCGGCGCGACTGTACTGGGAGAGCTCGGGCGCGTTTGGTGCCGGCGACCGCGTCACCTTGCCCACCGGGGTGGCGTCGTTCCCGAAGGAGATCCTGCGTTCGCCCCGAGATTGGTGCGAGCCCAACTACGACATCACCCGGTGGACCGACATGCCGCGCGGCGGTCACTTCGCGGCGTTCGAGCAACCGGAGTTGTTCGCCGAGGACGTCGCCGCCTTCTTCACCGACTTCCGCTGA